A DNA window from Helianthus annuus cultivar XRQ/B chromosome 15, HanXRQr2.0-SUNRISE, whole genome shotgun sequence contains the following coding sequences:
- the LOC110913477 gene encoding uncharacterized protein LOC110913477, producing the protein MNCLSVNIQGIGVSGKATWIKRLKNEFGVSFIGMQETMSTNLQPGMLSHFWGGMGYDCEIVNSNGHSGGLVCLWDPKKYTKDVVEKDDNYLHISGLLTDGLVRLNIINVYAPQHNEEKRNLWEKILQVMQSGQGWWVVFGDFNTVRNTDERKISKFDPVCARDFNNFIDEADLREYNLKGPKPFRWFDSWFERSGCEDVVKSVLVGNNMNGPSDLNLSNKLKSFRDKLKMWYKTCKLKEDEAEQRLRKERDGIEILMEQKDLEESELWVWSECKKSLEEIQLFRSRDIRQKSRVK; encoded by the exons ATGAATTGCTTATCCGTCAATATTCAGGGGATTGGGGTTAGTGGGAAGGCTACTTGGATTAAAAGACTTAAAAATGAATTCGGGGTGTCGTTTATTGGTATGCAAGAAACTATGTCTACTAATTTACAACCGGGGATGTTGTCGCATTTTTGGGGAGGTATGGGGTACGATTGTGAGATTGTTAATTCTAATGGTCACTCGGGTGGTTTAGTGTGTCTTTGGGATCCCAAGAAATACACGAAAGACGTGGTGGAGAAAGATGATAATTACTTACACATTTCGGGTTTGTTAACGGATGGTTTAGTTCGCCTCAATATTATTAATGTTTATGCACCTCAGCATAATGAAGAAAAGCGAAATCTTTGGGAGAAAATTCTGCAGGTTATGCAATCGGGGCAAGGTTGGTGGGTGGTTTTCGGGGATTTTAACACAGTTCGAAACACGGATGAAAGGAAAATTTCCAAGTTTGACCCAGTTTGTGCCCGGGATTTTAACAACTTTATTGATGAAGCAGACCTCCGAGAATATAATTTGAAAG GGCCGAAGCCGTTTCGTTGGTTTGATTCGTGGTTTGAAAGATCGGGATGTGAGGATGTCGTGAAGTCGGTTCTAGTGGGAAACAATATGAATGGTCCTTCGGATTTGAACCTCAGTAACAAATTGAAGAGTTTTCGTGACAAGTTGAAGATGTGGTATAAAACTTGTAAACTCAAAGAAGATGAAGCGGAACAAAGACTTCGAAAAGAAAGAGATGGGATCGAGATTTTAATGGAACAGAAAGATTTAGAGGAGTCAGAATTATGGGTGTGGTCTGAGTGCAAAAAGAGTCTTGAAGAGATACAACTTTTTAGATCTCGTGACATTCGCCAAAAATCACGGGTGAAATAG